The region AGTATGGGATGTCTCGATAGCATCGATCTTCCTTTCGTTTCGGCCGTGAGCGGTTCAAGGTCTTTTGCAATCGGTTTCGTCCTCGACGAGGATTCGCCAAGCTGCTCCTTCAAGGTCGTCGTACTGGCGGCTCGTCAGCGACCAGAGGAACGCCAGGAGACCCATTCCCCCCATC is a window of Rhizobium sp. CIAT894 DNA encoding:
- the ccoS gene encoding cbb3-type cytochrome oxidase assembly protein CcoS — its product is MNMLIYLMPIALLMGGMGLLAFLWSLTSRQYDDLEGAAWRILVEDETDCKRP